The nucleotide sequence TTCAATGGAAATATCATCTTCGGTATCTTTGAAGACCGTGGTTTCGTCACTACACGATAGTATAATTGTACTGGCCGCCAATGCGACGAGGGATAGCTTTTTCATCATAAGTAGGTTTAAGCCCTATTAGCTTTGGGTGTTAACCTAACGCCTAAAGACCGTTGAAGTGTATAAACGATTCGTTTTTTTTCGACAAATCGCACTCAATTACGATAAATACGGCAATTTAGCCCCTGTTCAAGAAGAATAACGCGAAAATTAAGGGAAGCAATAGACAAAGGTCGGGGCTAAATTTTGCCCATTTTTGCCATAATGAACAGTATGATGATCGGTATGGCCAACAAGCCCACCATAAGCGGCTCTTGTACCAATAGTTGAGGCATAAAAAGCAGGGTTCCGACATAGCCCCCTATAGCCCCTCCAAAATGGGCGGTATGCCCAATATTGCCCATACGGCTTTTCATGCCATAGATGGAATACAACAAGTAGCCTATACCAAATACATAAGCGGGTACGGGAAGGGGGATGAACATAATGCCCAATTGCATATTGGGCTGCAGGAGAATGGCGGCATAGAGCACCCCTGTTACCGCACCACTGGCCCCTACGGCACTATAATAAGGTTCTTTTTTGTGAAAATACACAGCTAAAAGGCTTCCTGCCAATAAACTGAGAAAGTATATGGCCAAGAACTTTCCTGAACTGAACCAATTGACCACCACCGGTGCAAAAAAGTACAAGGTGAACATATTGAAAAAAAGGTGGGCCACGTCAACATGTAAAAAACCGGACGTCAGCATACGTTCTTTCTGACCGGCTTGTATCTGCCCAATCCCAAACTTATAGCGCTCAAAAAATACGGTATCGTTGAATCCTTTTAAGGAAACCAAAACGTTGGCAGCGATTACTACGATCGTAGCAATATCAAGGTTGTTCATACAGCACAGTTAATTTAGCTTCAAATATAGCTATATTTGTGGATTAAAAGGTTTCAATGCAACTGCTTGTTTTTATTTTGGCGTATCCCTTATTATGGCTCATTTCCATTTTGCCCTATCGCCTTTTTTACGGTTTTTCAGACTTTGTATTCTTCTTGGTCTACCATGTGGTAGGCTATCGGAAAGATGTGGTCAAGACCAATCTGGAACTGGCCTTTCCTAACAAAACGGAAGAAGAAATCTTAACCATAAGAAAAAAATTCTACCATCATATGTGCGATGCCTTCCTAGAGATGGTCAAGACCATGAACCTATCCAAAGCGGAAGTTGCCAAACGCTATGCCATTCAAAATATTGAGGTCATACAGGAAATAGAAAAGGAAAAGACCATTTTGGTGGTCTGCTCCCATTATGCCAACTGGGAGTGGAACGTAAGCATCAACAACCACGTAACATCACAGGGCTATGCGGTCTACCAAAAGATAAGCAACCCCTATTTTGACCGATGGGTCAAAAAGGTACGTGCCCGATGGAACACCATTCTCATTACCAAGGAAGAAACGGCCAAAGTGGTACTCAAAAACCACTTGAACAATAAGATCGGGATTTTCGGCATGGTAAGCGACCAATCGCCACAACGGAGCAGGGCGCAGTATTGGACGGAATTTATGGGAGTTAAGGTTCCCGTCATCAACGGGGCGGAAAGTTTTGCGCGGAAAATGGACTTGGCCGTGGTCTTCCTAAAGGTTTCCAAGGTAAAAAGAGGCTATTACTCCGCAGAATTCATCCCCATTACCACTTCCGGAAAATCGACCGAGAAAAACGAGATTACCGATACCTTCTTACGTTTGGCGGAACAGCAGATCCGCGAAAAACCCGAATACTACCTATGGACACATAGGCGTTGGAAGCACAGGAACAATGTTCCCGCAGAGGTTCAGTAGCCCCCTCCCTTCGACTACGCTCATGAAGTTCCCTGAAATTTGATACGATTTAGGGAAACGCATTTTCAATTTAAACATAAAAACGCCCGGAATGAAAACGAGAAGTATCTCGATCATTCCGAGCGCTGTGTTTTTAATACCTCCCTTCGACCGCGCTTAGGGGGTAGCTTATGTTATAAACCGGCTACCGCTTTAATCTCATCGATAATACGGTCGGCCAAGGCATCGGCTTCCGATTGGCTTTTCGCTTCGGTGTATATTCTGATGATGGGTTCGGTGTTGGATTTTCTCAGGTGGACCCAATTTTCGGGAAAATCGATTTTCACCCCGTCAATGGTAGAAATTTCCTCATTCTTATACTTTTCGGCCATTGCCTTAAGAATGCCGTCGACATCAAGACCCGGGGTCAACTGTATTTTCTTCTTGCTCATAAAGTACGAAGGATAGCTTGCGCGAAGTTCCGCAACGCTTCCTCCCTTTTCGGCCATCAACATTAAGAACAAAGCGGTACCGACGAGCGAATCACGACCATAGTGGCTTTCAGGGTAAATGATACCCCCATTTCCCTCACCACCAATAATCGCCTTGTTCGCCTTCATTTTGGTCACTACGTTCACTTCGCCAACAGCTGAAGCTTCATACGTACCCCCATGCTTTTCGGTAATGTCGCGTAAGGCACGTGAAGAAGACAAGTTAGAAACGGTATTTCCTTTGGTCTTGCCCAAAACGTAATCGGCACAGGCCACCAAGGTGTATTCTTCCCCGAACATCTCCCCGGTATTGTCGATAAATGCCAAACGGTCTACATCGGGATCGACCACAATTCCAAAATCGGCCTTTTCTTCTACCACCAAGGCACAGATATCGCCCAAGTGCTCTTTTAAGGGCTCTGGGTTATGCGGAAAATGTCCTGTGGGGTCACAGTACAATTTCACCACTTCCACACCAAGCTCTTCGAGTAGTTTAGGGATGGCAATCCCTCCGGTAGAGTTTACACCATCGACCACCACCTTAAATTTGGCCTTACGGATGGTATCGGCATCTACCAAGGGTAGGTCCAATACTTCATCGATATGAATATCTATATATGAATCGTTTCGGGTAATGCTTCCCAAGTCATCGACTTCAGAAAAATCAAACTCTTCCTTTTCGGCGATATCTAAAATCTTAGCCCCTTGCGCCGCATCCAAAAACTCCCCTTTTTCATTCAAAAGTTTAAGGGCGTTCCATTGTTTCGGGTTGTGGCTGGCGGTCAAAATAATTCCCCCGTCCGCTTTTTCCAAGGGAACCGCTATTTCAACCGTAGGTGTGGTCGACAGATCCAAATCGATAACATCTATACCAAGACCTACCAATGTGGATACGACCAGGTTTTGGATCATTTCACCGGATAGGCGGGCATCTCTTCCGATAACCACTTTTAGTTTTTCCTTTTTAGAATATTCCTTTAACCAAATACCATATGCCGCGGCAAATTTAACCGCATCTATGGGGGTTAAGTTATCTCCTGGGCTACCTCCGATAGTGCCTCGTATACCTGAAATCGATTTTATTAATGTCATGTTTATGTAAAATAGTTTCTGCAAATATACAGGTCTAGGGCCAATACTATGTTTGCAATTTGTAAATTCGGACCTATGAATTTTCTAGCGCATATTTATCTTTCCTTCGATGACCCCGAAATTACCTTGGGAAATTTTATTGCGGACAGCATTAGGGGCAATAAATTCAAGCATCTACCCGAACGGGTTCAAAAAGGGATCATGTTGCACCGTGATATCGACACCTTTACCGATACGCACGAGATTCCCAAAATCAGCAGCAAGCGCCTACACAAGAACTACAGCCATTACAGCAGGGTAATCGTAGATATTTTTTACGACCACTACCTGGCCAAAAATTGGGATACCTATAGTGAAACCCCTTTGGATATTTATGTGGATAATTTTTATGACCTATTGGAAGAAAACTACAGCATTTTACCCGTAGGCGTACAACGTATGATGCCCTATATGATTTCCGACAACTGGATCTACAACTACTCCAAGATGGAGGGTATCGCCAAGGTCTTAAAGGGAATGAACCGTAGGACCAACAATATCTCTAAAATGAACTTTGCCATTTTAGACCTTGAGGAGCATTACGAAAAATTCGAAGAAGAGTTTACGGCCTTCTTTGACGAACTTTTGGTATTTTCAAAGCAAAAATTTATATCACTCTAATCGACATAGCGTATACGACCTACTTTAAAACCGTTTTTAAACCTTAGTAATCCGACCACTTATGAGACCCGTACGATTTGTTTTTCTTAAGACCCTTATCCTTCTCTTTTTCCTAAGTTGTAAAAGCGAACCTCTTAAACCTGCAAAACCTACCGGCGTCGTTGTCGAAAAGGCCATGGTAGTCTCTGCGCGCGAGGAAGCCTCGACCATTGGCGCAACCATTTTAAAGCAGGGCGGGAATGCCTTTGACGCCATGGTGGCCACGGAGCTGGCCTTGGTCGTTTCCTATCCGTTTGCCGGAAACATAGGCGGTGGCGGTTTTATGGTCTACCGCAAGGCGGACGGCTCCGTCGGGGCCTTGGATTATCGTGAAAAAGCGCCTTTATCGGCTACCAAAGACATGTATTTAGACTCCCTGGGAAACGTTATTCCGGGTATGAGTACCAAAGGGGCCACGGCAGTCGGGGTTCCCGGTACGGTAGCAGGAATTATCGAAGTACATAAAAAATTCGGCTCCATGCCCTTAGAGACCATTCTTGAACCGGTCATTGCCTTGGCCGACGAAGGGGTTATCATTACCAAAAAACAGGCCGAACGGTTTAAAAATTATAAGGATATCATCTTGGAAGTGAACGATAGCGTCACCACCTTTCCCATTGGTTGTGAAGCCGGGGACCTCGTAAAGTTCCCCGCTTTGGCCAACACGCTACGCCGTATTGCGAAAGAAGGGCGTGACGGGTTCTACAAAGGTAAAACTGCAAAAATACTGGCTTCATTCATTCAAGAAAAGGGAGGCTTCGTTACCGAAGAAGACCTCGCACAATACGAGGCCCAATGGCGTCAGCCCATCGTTTTCGACTACAAAGACCTGAACATCATATCTATGAGTCCGCCTAGTAGCGGTGGGGTTACCATGAACCAAATCTTAAAGATGATGGAACCTTACGATGTTGCCAAATTCGGACATAATTCAGAAAAGACCATACAGTTGTTTACCGAGGCCGCACGCCGTGCCTATGCCGACCGGAACTATTGGTTGGGCGACCCCGATTTTGTGAGCATCCCCTTAGACGAGCTTTTAAGCGATGCCTATTTAAAGGAACGTATGGAGGATTTTTCATTTGACAAGGCGACCAAGTCGGAAGACGTCCGTGAAGGAAACATACAAATGGCCGAAAGTATGGAAACCACCCACTACTCCATTGTCGATGCCGAAGGCAATGCCGTTTCGGTAACGACGACCTTAAACGGGGCCTACGGTTCAAAACTCTATTGTGATAAGCTCGGTTTTTTCCTGAACAACGAAATGGATGATTTTAGCGCCAAGGCCGGTGTTCCAAATATGTTCGGTCTGGTAGGTGCCGAGGCCAACAGCATCGCGCCCGGAAAACGTATGCTGAGCAGTATGACCCCGACCATTGTAGAAAGGGAAGGCCAACTTTGGATGGTAGTAGGGACGCCCGGAGGCTCTACCATAATCACCGCCGTGGCCCAGACCATTCTAAATGGCTATGAGTTCAATATGAGCATGCAAGACGCCGTAAGCGCGCCGCGTTTCCACCACCAGTGGTTGCCCGATATGGTGGTCTTTGAACCCAAGGGCTTTTCAGAAGAGCTCAAGGCCGGACTCAAATCAAAAGGATATAATATCAATGAAGACCGCACGCCCATTATTGGGAAGGTAGATGCCATTCGTGTATTGCCCGACGGCAGTCTCGAAGGAGGTGCCGACCCCCGTGGCGATGATACGGCCGTAGGCTTTTAATGTATTTGAAATGATAAGGAAACTGTTGAAAATTTTAGGAAAGGGCATACTATTCCTTGCCGCCCTCCTTCTTGTGGGTTTCG is from Zobellia galactanivorans and encodes:
- a CDS encoding rhomboid family intramembrane serine protease, which gives rise to MNNLDIATIVVIAANVLVSLKGFNDTVFFERYKFGIGQIQAGQKERMLTSGFLHVDVAHLFFNMFTLYFFAPVVVNWFSSGKFLAIYFLSLLAGSLLAVYFHKKEPYYSAVGASGAVTGVLYAAILLQPNMQLGIMFIPLPVPAYVFGIGYLLYSIYGMKSRMGNIGHTAHFGGAIGGYVGTLLFMPQLLVQEPLMVGLLAIPIIILFIMAKMGKI
- a CDS encoding lysophospholipid acyltransferase family protein, whose translation is MQLLVFILAYPLLWLISILPYRLFYGFSDFVFFLVYHVVGYRKDVVKTNLELAFPNKTEEEILTIRKKFYHHMCDAFLEMVKTMNLSKAEVAKRYAIQNIEVIQEIEKEKTILVVCSHYANWEWNVSINNHVTSQGYAVYQKISNPYFDRWVKKVRARWNTILITKEETAKVVLKNHLNNKIGIFGMVSDQSPQRSRAQYWTEFMGVKVPVINGAESFARKMDLAVVFLKVSKVKRGYYSAEFIPITTSGKSTEKNEITDTFLRLAEQQIREKPEYYLWTHRRWKHRNNVPAEVQ
- the glmM gene encoding phosphoglucosamine mutase, whose translation is MTLIKSISGIRGTIGGSPGDNLTPIDAVKFAAAYGIWLKEYSKKEKLKVVIGRDARLSGEMIQNLVVSTLVGLGIDVIDLDLSTTPTVEIAVPLEKADGGIILTASHNPKQWNALKLLNEKGEFLDAAQGAKILDIAEKEEFDFSEVDDLGSITRNDSYIDIHIDEVLDLPLVDADTIRKAKFKVVVDGVNSTGGIAIPKLLEELGVEVVKLYCDPTGHFPHNPEPLKEHLGDICALVVEEKADFGIVVDPDVDRLAFIDNTGEMFGEEYTLVACADYVLGKTKGNTVSNLSSSRALRDITEKHGGTYEASAVGEVNVVTKMKANKAIIGGEGNGGIIYPESHYGRDSLVGTALFLMLMAEKGGSVAELRASYPSYFMSKKKIQLTPGLDVDGILKAMAEKYKNEEISTIDGVKIDFPENWVHLRKSNTEPIIRIYTEAKSQSEADALADRIIDEIKAVAGL
- a CDS encoding acyl carrier protein phosphodiesterase translates to MNFLAHIYLSFDDPEITLGNFIADSIRGNKFKHLPERVQKGIMLHRDIDTFTDTHEIPKISSKRLHKNYSHYSRVIVDIFYDHYLAKNWDTYSETPLDIYVDNFYDLLEENYSILPVGVQRMMPYMISDNWIYNYSKMEGIAKVLKGMNRRTNNISKMNFAILDLEEHYEKFEEEFTAFFDELLVFSKQKFISL
- the ggt gene encoding gamma-glutamyltransferase, producing MRPVRFVFLKTLILLFFLSCKSEPLKPAKPTGVVVEKAMVVSAREEASTIGATILKQGGNAFDAMVATELALVVSYPFAGNIGGGGFMVYRKADGSVGALDYREKAPLSATKDMYLDSLGNVIPGMSTKGATAVGVPGTVAGIIEVHKKFGSMPLETILEPVIALADEGVIITKKQAERFKNYKDIILEVNDSVTTFPIGCEAGDLVKFPALANTLRRIAKEGRDGFYKGKTAKILASFIQEKGGFVTEEDLAQYEAQWRQPIVFDYKDLNIISMSPPSSGGVTMNQILKMMEPYDVAKFGHNSEKTIQLFTEAARRAYADRNYWLGDPDFVSIPLDELLSDAYLKERMEDFSFDKATKSEDVREGNIQMAESMETTHYSIVDAEGNAVSVTTTLNGAYGSKLYCDKLGFFLNNEMDDFSAKAGVPNMFGLVGAEANSIAPGKRMLSSMTPTIVEREGQLWMVVGTPGGSTIITAVAQTILNGYEFNMSMQDAVSAPRFHHQWLPDMVVFEPKGFSEELKAGLKSKGYNINEDRTPIIGKVDAIRVLPDGSLEGGADPRGDDTAVGF